One genomic window of Trichlorobacter lovleyi includes the following:
- the lspA gene encoding signal peptidase II, whose translation MNRWTIFSVIAGLGLVVDQATKLYVDRVMALHQSIPVVEGLFSFTYLRNRGAAFSFLSNVSWRLPFFIGITLIAALVIIVALKKMRDDQKLAQAALAMIFSGAIGNLIDRVRLGEVIDFLDVYWKSHHWPAFNVADSLICVGVALVALDMLKEERNQPARAE comes from the coding sequence ATGAACCGCTGGACGATCTTTTCGGTAATTGCCGGTCTCGGACTGGTGGTGGACCAAGCCACCAAGCTGTATGTTGACCGGGTCATGGCCCTGCACCAGTCCATTCCGGTGGTTGAGGGTCTATTCAGCTTCACCTACCTGCGCAACCGTGGGGCTGCCTTCAGCTTTCTTTCCAACGTATCCTGGCGGCTGCCGTTTTTTATAGGCATCACGCTGATTGCTGCGCTTGTCATCATCGTGGCGCTGAAAAAGATGCGTGACGATCAGAAGCTGGCCCAGGCTGCCCTGGCGATGATTTTTTCCGGCGCCATCGGCAATCTGATTGACCGGGTCCGGTTGGGTGAGGTGATTGACTTTCTGGATGTCTACTGGAAGAGCCACCACTGGCCTGCCTTTAACGTGGCAGATTCCCTGATCTGTGTCGGTGTGGCCCTGGTGGCGCTTGACATGCTCAAGGAGGAACGCAACCAGCCGGCCCGCGCTGAGTAG
- a CDS encoding A/G-specific adenine glycosylase, translated as MSSSHTEQLSSAYPKARPDCKHGMQPWPVGSDTGPEAQLKAAALREGVSLPVVAAFQELVYQFYREQGRQLPWRGGDLPDPYRVLVSEVMLQQTQVDRVIPRFTAFIGRFPDAQALADASLTELLTAWQGLGYNRRALNLQRAARMIVGLWGGSLPDDPVLLQQLPGIGPYTAGAVAAFAFNRPQVFLETNIRAVLLHCFFADQEGVTDKELLPVVEAVLDRAEPRTWYNALMDYGSDLKRRFPNPSRRSRHHTRQSRFEGSDRQLRGAVLRFLLVAGGATPATLRKQLNAEEERLARILEGMLEDGFLSRQGSKFTIPST; from the coding sequence ATGTCATCCTCTCACACAGAACAGTTATCGTCAGCCTACCCGAAAGCACGGCCTGACTGCAAGCACGGGATGCAGCCCTGGCCGGTGGGCAGCGATACCGGCCCTGAGGCACAACTGAAAGCTGCTGCCTTGCGTGAAGGGGTCTCGTTGCCGGTGGTGGCCGCTTTCCAAGAACTGGTGTATCAATTCTACCGTGAGCAGGGGCGTCAGCTGCCCTGGCGGGGGGGAGATCTCCCCGATCCCTACCGGGTGTTGGTGTCGGAGGTGATGCTGCAGCAGACCCAGGTGGATCGGGTCATACCGAGGTTCACTGCCTTTATCGGGCGTTTCCCCGATGCCCAAGCCCTTGCCGACGCTTCGCTGACAGAGCTGCTGACCGCCTGGCAGGGGCTGGGCTACAACCGCCGGGCCCTGAATCTGCAACGGGCAGCCCGGATGATCGTAGGCCTTTGGGGAGGCAGCTTGCCGGATGACCCTGTCCTGTTGCAGCAGCTGCCGGGCATCGGTCCCTATACTGCCGGTGCCGTTGCCGCCTTTGCCTTCAACCGTCCCCAGGTTTTCCTGGAAACCAATATCCGTGCCGTGCTGCTGCACTGTTTCTTTGCAGATCAGGAGGGGGTGACGGATAAGGAGCTGCTGCCGGTTGTGGAGGCGGTTCTGGACAGGGCAGAACCGCGCACCTGGTACAACGCCCTGATGGATTACGGCAGTGACCTGAAGCGCCGCTTTCCCAACCCCAGCCGCCGCAGCCGGCACCATACCCGGCAGAGCAGGTTTGAGGGCTCAGACCGTCAGCTGCGCGGGGCGGTGCTGCGGTTCCTGCTCGTGGCGGGCGGGGCTACGCCGGCGACGCTGCGGAAACAGTTGAATGCCGAGGAAGAACGGCTTGCGCGGATTTTGGAGGGGATGCTCGAGGATGGTTTTCTGAGCAGGCAGGGCAGCAAGTTCACTATACCGTCAACCTGA
- a CDS encoding DUF2201 family putative metallopeptidase: MRTLENAIIRLLKQKPFYGHLLLQLRRAPLQKQDRSAAITIRDGVPLLSIAETAFSSLEPAEQEALLEHLLKHLLHLHPLRRRERNPHDWDVACDLAINPTIAGLPAGALYPENFRLEPGLSAEEYYDLIVPAFDMGNEEGSGAGRAEQASSGIDGSGSGRQLHEAETIDDHEAWQDADGTPLSLAEEMVRSMVQDALRGSDGETPADIRAVVDGLLHPAPIPWRQILRQFIATAGRTGRSNTWMREHRRFAHETPGIRKRRKLNLLVGIDVSDSTNIVALREAFAAELVSLARGRDCSITVLYANSRIQQIETFNSASFVAQRYDGGGFTDLRPVFDYARTMHPLPAAVIYLTDGIGPVPEQMTVPTLWVLTREGEKPAPWGVELRLTV, from the coding sequence ATGCGTACCCTCGAGAATGCCATTATCCGCCTGCTGAAGCAGAAACCGTTCTACGGCCACCTGCTCTTGCAACTGCGGCGTGCCCCGTTGCAGAAGCAGGATCGCTCTGCCGCCATCACCATCCGGGACGGCGTACCGCTCTTATCCATAGCTGAAACCGCCTTCAGCAGCCTTGAGCCGGCGGAACAGGAAGCCCTGCTGGAGCACCTGCTCAAGCACCTGCTGCACCTGCACCCGCTGCGGCGCCGTGAGCGCAATCCCCATGACTGGGATGTGGCCTGCGACCTGGCCATTAACCCGACCATTGCCGGACTGCCGGCAGGCGCACTGTACCCTGAGAATTTCAGGCTGGAGCCGGGGCTGTCTGCGGAAGAGTATTACGACCTGATTGTCCCCGCCTTTGACATGGGCAACGAGGAAGGCAGCGGCGCAGGCCGGGCTGAACAGGCCAGTAGCGGGATTGACGGCAGCGGTTCAGGACGGCAGCTGCACGAGGCAGAGACCATTGATGACCACGAGGCCTGGCAGGATGCAGACGGGACACCGCTGAGCCTGGCGGAAGAGATGGTGCGCAGCATGGTGCAGGATGCCCTGCGGGGCAGCGACGGCGAGACACCGGCGGATATCCGGGCAGTGGTGGATGGACTGCTGCACCCGGCACCGATCCCCTGGCGCCAGATCCTGCGCCAGTTCATTGCCACAGCCGGACGGACCGGTCGCAGCAACACCTGGATGCGGGAACATCGCCGCTTTGCCCATGAGACTCCGGGGATTCGCAAGAGGCGCAAGCTGAACCTGCTGGTGGGGATTGATGTCAGCGACTCCACCAACATCGTGGCACTACGGGAGGCCTTTGCGGCTGAGCTGGTCAGTCTGGCCCGCGGCCGGGACTGCAGCATCACGGTACTGTACGCCAACAGCCGCATCCAGCAGATCGAGACCTTCAACAGTGCATCGTTTGTGGCCCAGCGTTACGATGGTGGCGGTTTTACCGACCTGCGTCCGGTCTTTGACTACGCCCGGACCATGCATCCCCTGCCTGCCGCAGTGATCTACCTGACCGACGGTATCGGCCCGGTGCCGGAGCAGATGACTGTTCCCACCCTCTGGGTCCTGACCCGGGAAGGCGAGAAACCGGCCCCCTGGGGGGTGGAGCTCAGGTTGACGGTATAG
- a CDS encoding peptidylprolyl isomerase: protein MADENFPRVVLETSKGTITLELNKEKAPITVKNFLGYVKDGYYDGLIFHRVIKDFMIQGGGMDADMQPKKTKFAIKNEAQNGLKNVRGSVAMARTALVDSATSQFFINTVDNAFLDNKGKRQDDFGYCVFGKVVEGIEVVDEIRQVKTGNKAGHGDVPLEPVTIISAKLAE from the coding sequence ATGGCAGATGAGAACTTTCCCAGGGTAGTGCTTGAGACCAGCAAGGGTACCATCACCCTTGAACTGAATAAGGAGAAGGCCCCGATCACGGTCAAGAACTTTCTGGGCTATGTGAAGGATGGCTACTATGACGGCCTGATCTTTCACCGCGTGATCAAGGACTTCATGATCCAGGGCGGCGGTATGGATGCTGACATGCAGCCCAAAAAGACCAAGTTCGCTATCAAGAACGAGGCCCAGAACGGCCTGAAGAACGTGCGTGGCAGCGTGGCCATGGCCCGCACCGCACTGGTCGATTCAGCCACCTCACAGTTTTTCATCAACACCGTGGACAACGCCTTTCTGGACAACAAGGGCAAGCGGCAGGATGACTTCGGCTACTGCGTGTTCGGCAAGGTGGTTGAAGGGATAGAGGTGGTGGATGAGATCCGCCAGGTCAAGACCGGCAACAAGGCCGGCCACGGCGATGTGCCGCTGGAGCCGGTTACCATCATCTCTGCCAAACTGGCGGAGTAG
- a CDS encoding CsgG/HfaB family protein produces MKMKSIIGCLLSLGIAGGLSGCAHTVEVGSFKESELDRKVAETLPPQHVIDKKQPKVAILPLGEPAEYAGRLSPGAQEGITQIASKGCGMEVVERSQAQRIFDEKKFVWSLDLSADFSEIRSMVNGIDYIVLGSITNPATGAKFTPSQTSCDSKGKCSTSKPSCTVKGSATVNIRVIQASTGSVAQAFEPFTGSVSNSFAVTAHHACRVGDPLPLLTQAVANAVNKAKRPLIEAFPRYGYLYRTMTASDGRRIAYVNLGRLDGVKGGDDVELIRYVKEVDRVKRIERLTNQKIADVKIADTDLQNDRSIIIIPEEYSSQVMPGLAVKTKYNSSFLGGLFD; encoded by the coding sequence ATGAAGATGAAAAGCATCATCGGCTGTCTGCTGAGCCTGGGCATTGCCGGTGGCCTCTCCGGTTGCGCACATACCGTGGAAGTCGGCTCATTCAAGGAGTCCGAGCTGGACCGGAAAGTGGCCGAGACCCTCCCGCCACAGCATGTCATTGACAAGAAGCAGCCCAAGGTCGCCATACTGCCGCTCGGCGAGCCCGCCGAATATGCCGGCCGCCTGAGCCCCGGCGCACAGGAGGGGATTACCCAGATCGCCTCGAAAGGCTGTGGCATGGAGGTTGTTGAACGCAGCCAGGCGCAGAGGATTTTTGACGAAAAGAAATTTGTCTGGTCGCTGGATCTGAGTGCCGACTTCTCTGAGATCAGAAGCATGGTCAACGGCATCGACTATATTGTGCTGGGTTCGATAACCAATCCGGCTACCGGCGCAAAATTCACCCCGAGCCAGACCAGCTGCGACAGCAAAGGAAAATGCAGCACCTCAAAGCCATCCTGCACGGTCAAAGGATCCGCCACGGTCAACATCAGGGTGATCCAGGCCTCAACAGGCTCGGTGGCCCAGGCGTTTGAACCGTTTACCGGCAGCGTCAGCAACTCCTTTGCAGTGACGGCCCACCATGCCTGCCGCGTCGGTGACCCGCTACCGCTGCTGACCCAGGCGGTTGCCAATGCCGTCAACAAGGCCAAAAGACCGTTGATTGAGGCATTCCCCCGCTACGGTTACCTCTACCGGACCATGACCGCTTCTGACGGCAGACGGATCGCCTACGTCAACCTCGGCAGACTTGACGGGGTTAAGGGTGGCGATGATGTCGAGCTGATCCGTTACGTGAAGGAAGTTGATCGGGTAAAAAGAATCGAGCGGCTCACAAACCAGAAGATTGCCGATGTGAAGATTGCGGATACGGACCTGCAAAATGACCGGAGCATCATCATCATCCCGGAAGAGTATTCCTCCCAGGTCATGCCGGGACTGGCCGTCAAGACCAAGTACAACAGCAGCTTCCTGGGCGGCCTGTTCGACTGA
- a CDS encoding DUF512 domain-containing protein: protein MQGLLIETVEPGSPADRAGLLPGQRLLEIDGTRLRDLIDYSWLASDDPAELTIAAEDGSSRIVVLEPDPGEPPGLTFAPPEPKRCGNNCIFCFVHQLPKGLRRPLYVKDEDYRLSFLQGTYVTLSNLKAAELRRIVTQRLSPLYISVHAVDPAVREQLLGRSNIPPILEQLQELARARIEMHTQVVLCPGVNDGAVLEQTVTELAKLYPAVRSLAVVPVGLTEHRQRLPELTPVDRGYAAAFLDHWLPRMRSLNRQLGDAFLQLADEFFLKAEYPVPALKEYGDLPQWENGVGMVAWFLKDAAAVLKRAKALPPITATVVTGQSSAGFVSSFLAELSDKTACHLASAAIPNQLFGSSVTVTGLVSGRDIIAALRDRQPGQLLLIPEVMLKEGEGCFLDNLTPRDLIRELGLAVMAFEPTPSGLYKALRGLTPKKLQALLRSAAG, encoded by the coding sequence ATGCAGGGATTACTGATAGAGACAGTTGAACCCGGTTCGCCGGCCGACCGGGCCGGACTGCTGCCCGGTCAACGGCTTTTGGAGATTGACGGCACCCGTCTGCGGGATCTGATCGACTACAGCTGGCTGGCCAGCGACGACCCGGCCGAGCTGACCATTGCAGCAGAGGATGGCAGCAGCCGGATCGTGGTGCTCGAGCCTGACCCGGGGGAGCCGCCCGGCCTGACCTTTGCCCCGCCGGAACCGAAGCGCTGCGGTAACAACTGCATCTTCTGCTTTGTGCATCAACTGCCCAAAGGGTTGCGGCGTCCCCTCTATGTCAAGGATGAAGACTACCGGCTCTCGTTTCTGCAGGGTACCTACGTCACCCTCAGCAACCTGAAGGCGGCCGAGCTGCGCCGGATCGTCACACAACGTCTTTCCCCGCTCTATATCTCGGTCCACGCCGTTGACCCGGCGGTGCGTGAACAGCTGCTGGGCAGAAGCAACATCCCGCCAATCCTGGAGCAGTTGCAAGAGCTGGCCCGGGCCAGGATCGAGATGCATACCCAGGTGGTGCTCTGCCCCGGTGTCAACGACGGAGCCGTACTGGAACAGACGGTAACCGAGCTGGCAAAGCTGTACCCGGCAGTCCGCTCCCTGGCCGTGGTGCCGGTGGGACTGACCGAACACCGTCAGCGCCTGCCCGAACTGACACCCGTTGACAGAGGCTATGCGGCTGCGTTTCTGGATCACTGGCTGCCCCGCATGCGCAGCCTCAACAGACAGCTTGGCGACGCGTTTCTGCAGCTGGCGGACGAGTTCTTTCTCAAGGCCGAGTATCCCGTGCCGGCATTGAAGGAGTACGGTGATCTGCCCCAGTGGGAAAACGGGGTCGGCATGGTGGCCTGGTTCTTAAAGGATGCCGCAGCCGTGCTGAAACGCGCCAAGGCACTGCCGCCAATCACGGCAACCGTGGTTACCGGCCAGTCATCGGCAGGTTTTGTCAGCAGTTTTTTAGCGGAGCTGAGTGATAAAACCGCTTGTCACCTGGCCAGCGCGGCCATCCCCAACCAACTGTTCGGTAGCAGCGTCACCGTGACCGGCCTGGTAAGCGGCAGGGATATCATTGCCGCGCTGCGGGACAGGCAGCCGGGCCAGCTGCTGCTGATTCCGGAGGTCATGCTGAAGGAGGGTGAAGGCTGCTTCCTTGACAACCTGACCCCCCGTGATCTGATCCGGGAACTCGGCCTGGCGGTCATGGCCTTTGAGCCGACCCCCTCCGGCCTCTACAAGGCCCTGCGCGGCCTGACTCCCAAAAAACTGCAGGCGCTGCTCCGGAGCGCTGCCGGCTAG
- the hfq gene encoding RNA chaperone Hfq — protein MSKAPFNIQDQYLNQSRKERVKVVVRMMSGEALEGHIKSFDNFSLLLDTGGDILIYKHAIATITSVDGTFRLHHHP, from the coding sequence ATGTCCAAAGCCCCCTTCAATATCCAGGACCAGTACCTGAACCAGTCCCGCAAAGAGCGTGTCAAGGTGGTTGTCCGCATGATGTCGGGAGAGGCCCTGGAGGGTCATATCAAGTCATTTGACAACTTCTCGCTGCTGCTGGACACCGGCGGGGATATCCTGATCTACAAGCATGCCATTGCCACCATCACCTCGGTTGACGGCACCTTCCGCCTGCACCATCACCCCTGA
- the miaA gene encoding tRNA (adenosine(37)-N6)-dimethylallyltransferase MiaA, translating to MKLRVLVIAGPTASGKSALALDLAAALNGEIICADSLTVYRGFEIGSAKPTAAQQRQIPHHLLDIREPTEPFTAADFKLAAKAAIADIWQRGKRPILAGGTGLYLRALLRGLNDAPGEDPVLRETLQKRAGQEGAEVLLAELAQVDPATAGRLHPHNLIRIIRALEVFLTSGRPLSHFQAEHGFSESEYHSLQFCLDLPRPELYQRIDSRVEVMLANGLVAEVEGLLRSGVPADCKPLQAIGYKEVLAHLQGEYDQDEMIRLIKRNTRHFAKRQLTWFRSEPAMQWVAYPENSATIHSAAATFFA from the coding sequence ATGAAGCTCCGTGTACTGGTCATTGCCGGCCCCACGGCATCGGGTAAATCAGCGCTGGCCCTCGATCTGGCTGCGGCACTGAACGGAGAGATCATCTGCGCCGACTCCCTGACGGTCTACCGCGGATTTGAGATCGGCAGTGCCAAACCGACTGCGGCGCAACAACGGCAGATCCCCCATCACCTGCTGGATATCCGTGAACCGACCGAACCGTTTACCGCTGCGGACTTCAAGCTTGCGGCAAAAGCGGCCATTGCCGACATCTGGCAGCGGGGCAAGCGGCCGATCCTGGCCGGCGGTACCGGACTGTACCTGCGCGCACTGCTGCGGGGGCTGAATGATGCTCCGGGGGAAGATCCGGTCCTGCGGGAGACGCTGCAAAAAAGGGCCGGGCAGGAGGGAGCGGAGGTCCTGCTGGCGGAGCTGGCACAGGTTGATCCGGCCACGGCAGGACGGCTGCACCCCCACAACCTGATCAGGATCATCCGGGCCCTGGAGGTCTTCCTCACCAGCGGCCGTCCCCTGTCGCACTTTCAAGCCGAGCATGGCTTTTCAGAGTCCGAGTATCACAGCCTGCAGTTTTGTCTTGATCTGCCGCGCCCGGAGCTGTATCAGCGGATTGACAGCCGCGTTGAGGTCATGCTCGCCAATGGTCTGGTGGCCGAAGTAGAGGGCTTGCTGCGCTCCGGGGTACCGGCGGATTGCAAGCCGCTGCAGGCGATCGGCTACAAAGAGGTACTGGCCCACCTGCAGGGTGAGTACGATCAAGACGAGATGATCAGGCTGATCAAACGCAATACCCGCCACTTTGCCAAGCGTCAGTTGACCTGGTTCAGAAGCGAGCCCGCAATGCAGTGGGTTGCATATCCGGAAAACTCTGCTACTATCCATTCTGCTGCAGCCACGTTCTTCGCCTAA
- the mutL gene encoding DNA mismatch repair endonuclease MutL — MAPHVRILSESLANKIAAGEVVERPASVVKELVENALDAGATDIRLEINAGGRRLIRVSDNGHGMSREDALLALERHATSKITSDQDLETIVTLGFRGEALPSIASVSRLRLKSREAGSIEGTEIVAEGGTVRSVTACGMAVGTDLTVEQLFFNTPARLKFLRSAETEAAHVGDLMVRMAISRPDVSFSYYHDGRELLRVVPGDLRQRLLKLAARDATLFPVDGETAAARISGYLAPPAAARSTTAAMFTYINGRFVRDKVIQHAIMQAFRPILEKGRYPLVALFIELPAGEVDVNVHPTKHEVRFRRQNQVHDTIQGVLEEVLRDSPWLQRREAPQQPVPAHPYTPPPPPEQRAGVQQALDRFMATAPVAPPPRIYEQHEPYRPAETPVATEPPSGYFSSLAVIGQFRAAYILCQAEDRLVIIDQHAAYERVRFEQLKAGFATGGIESQRLLLPDTLELSFSEADAVRRYRDVLEPLGFELEEFGGQTWRINAVPRIVADQNHCSLLRDLLAELMEQGSNAHFDQIRDELLARVACHSVVRGSHPLERRQMEELLRAMDRTDFSAHCPHGRPVSHEITLRELEKFFNRL; from the coding sequence GTGGCACCGCACGTACGTATCCTTTCTGAATCCCTTGCCAACAAGATAGCCGCCGGAGAGGTGGTTGAACGTCCTGCCTCGGTGGTCAAGGAGCTGGTCGAAAACGCCCTGGATGCCGGTGCAACCGACATCCGGCTGGAGATCAACGCCGGGGGACGGCGCCTGATCAGGGTCAGCGACAACGGCCACGGCATGTCCCGCGAGGACGCCCTGCTGGCACTGGAGCGCCACGCCACCAGCAAGATCACCTCTGACCAGGACCTTGAGACCATTGTCACCCTGGGTTTCCGGGGTGAGGCACTCCCCTCCATCGCCTCGGTTTCCCGTCTGCGTTTGAAGAGCCGTGAAGCCGGCAGCATTGAGGGGACCGAGATCGTCGCCGAAGGCGGGACGGTTCGTTCGGTTACGGCCTGCGGTATGGCCGTGGGCACCGACCTGACCGTGGAGCAGCTCTTCTTCAACACCCCGGCCCGCTTGAAGTTCCTGCGCAGTGCCGAGACCGAGGCTGCCCATGTGGGTGACCTGATGGTCCGCATGGCGATCTCCCGCCCGGACGTCTCCTTCAGTTATTACCATGACGGACGCGAGCTGCTGCGGGTTGTGCCCGGCGACCTGCGCCAGCGTCTGCTGAAGCTGGCGGCACGGGATGCCACCCTGTTCCCGGTGGACGGAGAGACGGCGGCAGCGCGCATCAGCGGCTATCTGGCGCCTCCTGCAGCAGCCCGTTCAACCACTGCGGCCATGTTTACCTACATCAACGGCCGTTTTGTCAGGGACAAGGTCATCCAGCATGCCATCATGCAGGCCTTCCGCCCGATCCTTGAAAAGGGGCGTTATCCCCTGGTGGCGCTGTTTATCGAGCTGCCTGCCGGTGAGGTGGATGTCAATGTCCATCCCACCAAGCATGAGGTCCGCTTCCGGCGTCAGAACCAGGTCCATGACACCATCCAGGGGGTGCTGGAAGAGGTCTTGCGCGACTCCCCCTGGCTGCAGCGCCGTGAAGCCCCGCAGCAGCCCGTGCCGGCACATCCTTACACGCCGCCCCCCCCGCCGGAACAGCGGGCAGGAGTACAACAGGCGCTTGACCGTTTCATGGCCACAGCGCCGGTTGCGCCGCCGCCACGGATATATGAACAGCATGAACCCTATCGCCCGGCAGAGACACCGGTTGCCACGGAACCGCCATCCGGCTACTTTTCCAGCCTGGCTGTCATCGGTCAGTTCCGCGCCGCCTATATCCTCTGCCAGGCCGAAGACCGTCTGGTGATCATTGACCAGCACGCGGCCTATGAACGGGTCAGATTTGAACAACTGAAGGCCGGATTTGCGACTGGCGGTATAGAATCCCAACGGCTGCTGCTGCCGGACACCCTGGAGCTGTCCTTCAGTGAGGCCGATGCGGTCCGCCGCTACCGCGACGTGCTGGAACCGCTGGGCTTTGAGCTGGAGGAGTTCGGCGGACAGACCTGGCGGATCAACGCCGTCCCCAGGATCGTGGCTGACCAGAACCACTGCAGCCTGCTGCGTGACCTGCTGGCTGAACTGATGGAACAGGGCAGCAACGCACATTTCGACCAGATCAGGGATGAGCTGCTGGCCCGGGTGGCCTGCCACAGTGTGGTGCGGGGCAGTCACCCCCTGGAGCGCCGCCAGATGGAGGAGCTGCTGAGGGCAATGGACCGTACCGATTTCTCGGCACACTGTCCCCATGGCCGGCCGGTCTCCCATGAGATCACCCTGCGGGAGCTGGAAAAGTTCTTCAACCGGCTATGA
- a CDS encoding 16S rRNA (uracil(1498)-N(3))-methyltransferase has product MSGRRRFIVSSRSIRDGYASYDGPQHHHMARVLRLRSGDEVMLIDEQGRRHLGVIDQVTQEWTAVRLTETLEASQFPDAPAITVIQGLPKGEKIELVLQKGTELGVSEFSIFRADRSVPKLAGDKLQGRIERWNRIVAEAARQSERFDQPGVAWHPSAAAAAAGAANAELKLLLWERGAPTPLREVLEGMPRPARIAIAIGPEGGFEPGEAEAFSFWGFTPVTLGERILRTETAALAMTAIVQYKWGDI; this is encoded by the coding sequence ATGAGCGGACGCCGCCGTTTTATCGTCAGCTCCCGCAGTATCCGGGACGGCTACGCCTCCTATGACGGCCCCCAGCATCACCACATGGCACGGGTGCTGCGGCTCAGGTCCGGCGACGAGGTCATGCTGATCGATGAACAGGGCCGTCGTCACCTGGGGGTGATTGATCAGGTCACCCAGGAATGGACCGCGGTCCGCCTGACCGAGACCCTTGAGGCCTCCCAGTTCCCCGACGCCCCGGCCATCACCGTGATTCAGGGTCTGCCCAAGGGCGAAAAGATTGAGCTGGTGCTGCAAAAGGGGACCGAGCTGGGGGTGAGCGAATTTTCCATCTTCAGGGCGGACCGGTCCGTCCCCAAACTGGCCGGTGACAAGCTGCAGGGCCGGATTGAGCGCTGGAACCGGATTGTGGCCGAGGCAGCCCGGCAGTCGGAGCGGTTTGACCAGCCCGGTGTGGCCTGGCACCCTTCAGCGGCGGCGGCCGCCGCCGGTGCAGCCAATGCAGAGTTGAAGCTGCTGCTCTGGGAACGGGGGGCGCCAACACCGCTGCGTGAGGTGCTGGAGGGGATGCCCCGCCCGGCGCGGATTGCGATTGCCATCGGCCCGGAAGGGGGCTTTGAACCGGGCGAGGCAGAGGCCTTTTCATTCTGGGGCTTTACACCGGTTACCCTGGGAGAACGGATTCTGCGCACCGAAACAGCTGCCCTTGCCATGACTGCAATTGTGCAGTATAAGTGGGGAGATATCTAG
- the prmA gene encoding 50S ribosomal protein L11 methyltransferase yields MAATWYQVTCDVPAQLAETVADYLADLSGCGVCTENRDVDSFSPDDIPELAIAGITCYFSLPCQIEQQLAQINGFLAALPGYTPAAPPRVSLLGEEDWASSWKAHFKPLVIGQRLLITPSWETGRQDDGRAVIVLDPGMAFGTGGHETTRLCLECLESLLVPTPSTIESMKILDLGTGSGILAIAAAKLGALRIDAVDIDPQAVIVAEENCALNKVADRISCSTTPLEQLGDGYQIILANILAEELVRMAPGIVSRMAPGGSLILSGILAEREALVRNGFDPFPLRFEASLAAGEWRCLHYRRLP; encoded by the coding sequence ATGGCTGCAACATGGTACCAAGTCACCTGTGACGTTCCAGCCCAGCTTGCCGAAACCGTGGCCGACTACCTGGCTGACCTCTCCGGTTGCGGAGTCTGTACGGAAAACCGGGACGTTGACAGTTTTTCACCGGACGATATTCCTGAGCTGGCCATTGCCGGCATCACCTGCTACTTCAGCCTCCCCTGCCAGATCGAACAGCAGCTGGCACAGATCAACGGTTTTCTCGCCGCCCTGCCCGGCTACACACCGGCAGCGCCCCCCCGGGTCTCCCTGCTGGGTGAGGAGGACTGGGCCAGCTCCTGGAAGGCACACTTCAAGCCGCTTGTCATCGGCCAGCGCCTGCTGATCACCCCCTCCTGGGAAACCGGCCGTCAGGACGACGGACGGGCCGTGATCGTGCTTGACCCCGGCATGGCCTTCGGCACCGGCGGCCATGAGACCACCCGGCTCTGCCTGGAGTGCCTTGAAAGCCTGCTGGTACCTACCCCCTCCACGATAGAGTCTATGAAAATCCTGGATCTGGGAACCGGTTCCGGCATCCTGGCCATTGCCGCAGCCAAACTGGGGGCGCTGCGGATCGATGCCGTTGATATTGATCCCCAGGCGGTCATCGTTGCCGAGGAAAACTGCGCCCTGAACAAGGTGGCTGACCGGATCAGCTGCAGCACCACCCCCCTTGAACAACTTGGCGACGGCTACCAGATCATCCTGGCCAATATCCTGGCAGAAGAACTGGTCAGGATGGCCCCCGGGATTGTCAGCCGCATGGCTCCCGGCGGCAGCCTGATCCTCTCCGGCATCCTGGCGGAACGGGAAGCGCTGGTCCGCAACGGCTTTGATCCGTTTCCGCTCCGTTTTGAGGCCTCACTGGCAGCAGGGGAGTGGCGTTGCCTGCACTACCGGAGGCTGCCATGA